From a region of the Asterias amurensis chromosome 2, ASM3211899v1 genome:
- the LOC139954259 gene encoding eukaryotic translation initiation factor 4E type 3-like, with translation MAASEVVLLRERELGMFSDNSEDVQFNSIPSTVEMENTGVPLNTPWTFWLDRSVPGSTAADVEANLQNIYKVSTVESFWAVYNNIPDVDKLAYRFSYHLMRNDVKPMWEDPLNASGGDWKFKIPKEQTGKAWKELLLATIGERFSDCISPEDEICGVSVSIRNMDVNILQVWNKKAGLDEREIGRVVEMVKDILQGIDIKTHFYKSHQQHHAFEKKK, from the exons ATGGCGGCATCTGAGGTTGTCCTTTTGCGAGAAAGAGAGCTCGGTATGTTCTCCGATAACTCAGAAGATGTCCAGTTTAATTCTATTCCCTCCACAGTGGAGATGGAGAATACTGGGGTCCCCCTCAACACACCATGGACGTTTTGGCTTGACAG gTCTGTTCCCGGTtctactgctgctgatgtggaGGCTAATCTTCAGAATATTTATAAAGTTTCTACAGTTGAG AGTTTCTGGGCGGTATACAACAATATACCGGATGTTGACAAGCTTGCCTATCGGTTCAGTTATCATCTCATGAGGAATGATGTCAAGCCAATGTG GGAGGATCCATTAAATGCCAGTGGAGGTGACTGGAAGTTCAAGATTCCAAAGGAACAGACC GGAAAAGCATGGAAGGAGTTACTATTAGCAACGATAGGAGAACGGTTCTCAGATTGCATCTCACCAG AGGATGAGATATGCGGAGTAAGTGTCAGTATACGAAACATGGATGTCAACATTCTGCAGGTCTGGAACAAAAAAGCGGGGCTTGACGAGAGGGAAATTGGCAGGGTGGTGGAAATGGTCAAAGACATTCTACAAGGCATCGATATCAAAACACACTTCTACAAAT CACATCAACAGCATCACgcttttgagaaaaagaaataa